One genomic region from Sphingobacterium multivorum encodes:
- a CDS encoding DHA2 family efflux MFS transporter permease subunit, translating to MNRILLIITVISAAIMELIDTSIVNVAINHMSGSLGATLEDTSWVVTSYGIANVIIIPMTGFLVNNLGRRNYYIGSLILFTLCSFMCGNASGIWELVAFRFFQGIGGGALLSVSATVVYECFPKEKQNIASALFGIGVFIGPTIGPTLGGHIIDNFSWEWIFYINIPIGIITAIICYRILPESPTRKKVKEIDWAGILLLIAGIGSLQTILERGETEDWFETRYITILAVIAFLSLLLFVYRELTTAHPVVKLSILRSPSLSISALLTFITGMGMFTSIYLTPVFAQRLLQFTPSMAGLMLLPGSIIAVFALIITGRVLQKGIPPALVVFIGFCCFIYFNWSMSRVTLEVPFTTISVNLIFRALGMALLTVPLSTLAISSLRPEDIPQGTAINNMMRQLGGSFGISIINTFIVRRMAQHRSDLVSNITYTNNSVVERLDKYTALFQTKGFGHDDAQHRAIGLMDMIAQKQVFMLSYIDAYLFIGAAFALSLPLLLFFSMRKSNKKIVVAAADH from the coding sequence ATGAATAGAATACTCCTGATCATTACTGTTATATCAGCGGCTATCATGGAATTGATTGATACATCCATTGTCAATGTGGCAATCAATCATATGAGCGGAAGCTTGGGTGCAACATTGGAAGATACTTCCTGGGTTGTGACTTCTTACGGCATCGCAAACGTTATCATTATTCCGATGACCGGTTTTCTTGTGAATAACCTGGGGCGTAGAAACTACTATATTGGATCTCTTATACTGTTTACATTATGTTCTTTTATGTGTGGCAACGCCTCCGGTATTTGGGAATTGGTGGCTTTTCGCTTTTTTCAGGGTATCGGCGGGGGGGCATTACTCTCTGTCTCTGCGACGGTGGTCTACGAATGCTTTCCAAAAGAAAAACAAAATATCGCGAGTGCCCTGTTCGGTATCGGTGTTTTTATCGGACCGACGATCGGGCCAACACTTGGCGGACACATAATTGATAACTTTTCCTGGGAATGGATTTTTTATATTAATATTCCTATCGGTATCATTACTGCTATTATCTGTTATCGGATACTTCCGGAATCTCCAACCAGAAAAAAGGTCAAAGAAATAGACTGGGCAGGAATCTTATTATTGATCGCAGGGATTGGTTCTTTACAGACCATTCTTGAACGTGGGGAAACAGAAGATTGGTTTGAAACCCGGTATATCACCATACTTGCAGTTATTGCATTTCTTTCACTTCTTCTTTTTGTTTACAGGGAACTTACCACAGCACATCCTGTGGTGAAATTATCTATTTTAAGATCCCCTTCATTAAGTATTTCTGCGTTGCTCACTTTTATTACCGGTATGGGGATGTTTACTTCTATTTATCTGACTCCAGTATTTGCTCAGCGGCTTTTACAGTTTACCCCATCAATGGCTGGTTTAATGCTCCTTCCGGGATCTATCATAGCCGTATTTGCGCTGATAATTACAGGGCGTGTGCTACAGAAGGGTATACCACCTGCATTAGTTGTATTCATCGGCTTCTGTTGCTTCATCTATTTCAATTGGTCGATGTCAAGGGTAACTCTAGAAGTCCCGTTCACAACAATATCAGTTAATTTAATTTTTAGGGCACTGGGGATGGCATTGCTGACAGTTCCTCTTTCTACGCTTGCTATTTCGTCATTAAGACCCGAAGATATACCACAGGGAACAGCCATAAATAATATGATGAGGCAGCTGGGCGGCTCTTTTGGTATTTCTATCATCAATACGTTTATTGTCAGAAGAATGGCTCAGCACAGGTCGGATTTAGTTTCAAACATCACCTACACAAATAATTCAGTGGTAGAAAGACTGGATAAGTATACAGCTCTTTTTCAAACCAAAGGTTTTGGGCATGATGATGCACAGCATCGGGCCATCGGTCTAATGGATATGATTGCGCAAAAACAGGTTTTCATGTTAAGTTACATCGACGCCTATCTTTTCATCGGTGCGGCATTTGCACTATCACTACCTCTGCTGTTATTTTTCTCGATGCGGAAAAGCAATAAAAAAATTGTGGTGGCAGCAGCTGATCATTAA
- a CDS encoding SDR family oxidoreductase, with protein sequence MNTKNNTVIISGGTAGIGLELAKLFAAYGNKVIITGRTKERLDKALQLLPGAIGIQCDISKPEDTDALIREIQSKHSDVNILINNAGAAHVYNLLTENINAEEKAREEMLTNYLSIIRLNEKLLPLLQAKKESAIVNVSSVVAYVPGGLATYSASKAALHSYTQSLRIALDNISSTVKVFELMPPLVDTEFSAPIGGQNGIPASEVATRFIQGFSDDELEIRVGKTDDIYRSYLSNPAEALKMMNPSSK encoded by the coding sequence ATGAACACAAAAAACAACACGGTTATTATTTCTGGCGGTACCGCCGGAATAGGTTTGGAACTTGCCAAGCTATTTGCAGCATATGGAAATAAAGTGATTATAACAGGCCGTACAAAAGAACGGTTAGATAAAGCTTTACAACTTTTGCCCGGCGCCATAGGAATTCAGTGTGATATCTCAAAACCGGAAGATACCGACGCTCTGATAAGAGAAATTCAAAGCAAACACAGCGATGTTAACATATTGATCAATAATGCAGGTGCAGCACATGTTTATAATCTGTTAACAGAAAATATAAACGCAGAGGAAAAAGCGCGCGAAGAAATGCTTACCAATTACTTATCCATAATCCGACTAAATGAGAAGCTTTTGCCTTTGCTTCAAGCCAAAAAAGAATCGGCAATAGTTAACGTTTCTTCTGTTGTTGCTTATGTGCCGGGAGGCCTTGCAACATATTCAGCAAGTAAGGCTGCTCTGCATTCTTATACACAGTCGTTAAGAATAGCGCTCGATAACATCTCTTCGACAGTAAAGGTCTTTGAACTTATGCCGCCCTTAGTTGATACCGAATTTTCGGCACCCATTGGTGGACAAAATGGTATTCCCGCGTCTGAAGTAGCTACACGTTTTATTCAGGGATTCAGCGATGATGAACTTGAAATCAGGGTAGGGAAGACCGATGACATTTACCGCAGTTATCTTTCCAACCCAGCAGAAGCATTGAAAATGATGAATCCGAGCAGCAAGTAA
- a CDS encoding DJ-1/PfpI family protein produces MSLFSNDLSKEPVFDGIGYEPSFFSRKTMVAAKTNYSKKKYSDVNKDTRKKILVLCTEERYMIMKNGKKFSTGNHPVETLVPILHFVQAGFEVDFYTPTGAPVKFEMWAMPYEDENIGNILDKYNTQFSNPHNLRHFIADTNKGYVDYVAVFIPGGHGAMLGLPENNDVKELIKWAVTEDKYLLAICHGPAALLSAADCGDDEFPFKGYKINSFPDEMDKTLPESGYQPGEMPWFYGEKLKQLGVEILNKKIAGDCHVDRKLITADSPLAADKFGKLCADELLAHEKSKLENG; encoded by the coding sequence ATGTCATTATTTTCAAACGATTTGAGCAAAGAACCCGTATTTGACGGCATTGGTTACGAACCTTCTTTTTTTTCAAGAAAGACGATGGTTGCGGCCAAGACAAATTACAGCAAAAAAAAGTACAGTGATGTTAACAAGGACACCCGAAAAAAGATTCTCGTACTTTGCACAGAAGAACGGTATATGATCATGAAAAATGGAAAGAAATTTTCAACAGGCAATCATCCGGTCGAAACACTTGTTCCCATTCTTCATTTCGTACAGGCTGGATTTGAGGTTGACTTCTATACACCAACCGGTGCTCCTGTAAAATTCGAAATGTGGGCTATGCCGTACGAAGATGAAAACATCGGTAACATCCTCGACAAGTATAATACACAATTTTCAAACCCGCACAACCTACGGCATTTTATAGCTGATACGAACAAAGGATACGTTGACTACGTTGCCGTTTTTATTCCAGGTGGACATGGCGCAATGCTCGGGCTACCTGAAAATAATGATGTAAAAGAACTTATCAAATGGGCAGTAACTGAAGATAAATATCTCTTGGCAATCTGCCATGGCCCCGCAGCGCTCTTAAGCGCAGCAGATTGCGGAGACGATGAGTTTCCCTTTAAGGGGTATAAGATCAATTCGTTTCCCGATGAAATGGATAAAACTTTGCCAGAAAGTGGATACCAGCCGGGCGAGATGCCCTGGTTTTATGGCGAAAAACTCAAACAACTTGGGGTTGAAATCTTGAATAAAAAAATTGCCGGCGATTGTCACGTTGATAGAAAACTGATTACTGCGGATAGCCCACTGGCGGCCGATAAATTCGGAAAACTCTGCGCAGATGAACTTCTCGCCCATGAAAAATCAAAATTGGAAAATGGATAG